In the genome of Arachis stenosperma cultivar V10309 chromosome 2, arast.V10309.gnm1.PFL2, whole genome shotgun sequence, the window aaatccacctCAAGAGATCTCCTATGACATGGGAGGAAATTTagtgcaaaatgataattatgattatgctcaatcctcttctgaacaggtcaattacatggggagtTGTTCTAGAAATCCCAATAATGACCCCTATTCACAGACATACAATCaaggatggagaaatcacccaaattttgggtggagagaccaacctcagagacctcaaaatttcaacaataattctcagggcgGCTTCCAACAGAACAGTTACAATAACCGCCAATCTCAGCCTCAGTATGCTAACTCTAAATCCAAGGAAGATTCTAATTGGGAGATGTTGAGGAGttttatgcaggaaaccagagcctccattagaaacttggaagtgCAAATGGGCCAGCTGAGCAAGTAAATACCAGAGAGGTCTGCGAGTACATTTCCAAGTGATACAGTGGTGAATCCAAGAGAAGACTGTAAggttattcaattgagaagtggtaagATAGCTGGCTCTGAGACAAGGGCCAATGAAGAGCTAGTTGAAAAGAAAGCTCCAgaggagaaaaaggaagaagtggagCACGCCCCTCCAAAGCGTGCAGACAACCCATTCCCTGACTCTCTAGACACGTATCCTacattgccaaaggctcctgaatacaagccaaaaatgtcatatcctcagagacttcagAAGGCTTCCAAAGAAAAGCAGTTCTCTAAATTTTTAGATGTCTTCAAGAAGCTACAGATCAACATTCCCTTTGCAGAGGCTCTGGAGCAAATGCCTTTCTATGCTAAATTTATGAAAGAATTATTGACCCACAAGAGGAACTGGAAGGAACAAGAAACAGTGGTGTTAACCAAGGAATGCAGTGCCATTATTCAACACAACCTTCCTAAAAAAatgccagatccagggagctttgtcattccttgcaccattggagatgtcaccattcagagagctttatgtgaccttggagctagcatcaatCTAATGCCACTTTCAGTAATGAAAAGCTTCAAattgaggaggtaaaattcactcgtatttctcttcaacttgctgatcttTCTATTAAATTACCTGTGGGTGTTGTTGAGGATTTACTTGTTAAAGTAGGACCATTCATCTTTCCTgttgattttgttatattagacatggaagaggaggtaaaatcctctattatacttggtagaccctttttagctacaggtagagctctgattgatgtatAAAATGGTGAATTAACCctgagggtcaatgaagaacaagTGGTCCTTCATGTTTTTAAAGCTCTCAAGTACCCTAATAATTCTGAAGGTGTATGAAAATAGATGTTATTGAACCACTTGTTCAAGAGGTACTGAAAGCTGAGGTGCTTGATGACATTCTGGATCCTATCTCTGAGAATGAATTAGTTGAAGTTGATAATTCACCACCCCAGAAGACTATGGTTCACACGCCTAGAGTAGAGGAGGAAGCCCCCAACCTTGAGCTTAAATCCTTACCTCCTTCTCTAAAATATGTGTTCTTGGGTGAGAATGACTCATATCCAGTGATTATTAGCTCCTCCTTGAAGCCTGAAGAGGAAGATGCGCTTATTTCAGTGCTCAAGAGCCATAAAATAGCTCTTGGGTGGACCATTAGTGACTTGAAGGGGATTAGTCCAACCaagtgtatgcacaagatcctccttgaagatgatgctaaaCCAGTTGTGCAACCACAAAGGAGACTCAATCCAACCATGAAAGAGGTGGTCCAAAAAGAGGTAATGAAACTATGGGAAGTaggaattatttatcctatttctgacaatccttgggtaagtcctgtgcaggtagttcccaagaaaggagggatgacagtgatcaagaatgaaaagaatgagcttatccccacaagaacagtcacaggatggagaatgtgtatagactacaggaggctcaacactgctacaaggaaggatcatttcccctgcctttcattgatcagatgcttgagaggttaGTTGGTCAtgcattttattgttttctagatggatattctggatataatcaaattgcagtggaccctcaagataaggagaagacagcattcacatgcccctttggagtatttgcctacagaagaatgccttttggactttgcaatgctccagcaactttttagaggtgtatgctttcaattttttctgatatggttgaaaagtttattaaggtatttatggatgacttttctgtttttggtaattcttttgaatcttGCCTTAAGCATTTATCTCTTTTCTTGAAATGGTGTCAAGAATCAAACCTTATATTAAAAAAtgggaaaaatgtcattttatggttacagaaggtattgttcttggacaccggatttcaagtaaggggattgaggttgatagagcaaaggtggaggtaattgaaaatttaccaccaccaactaatgttaaggcagtcaggagtttcttgggtcatgcaggattttatcgaagatttataaaggatttttctaaaattgctaaacctctaagcaacctgttGGTTGCTGATGTTCCTTTTGTCGTTGATTCTGATTgtttgcatgcttttgaaactttaaaagcAAACCTTACCTCTGCTCCTATTATAGCTCCCCTTGACTGGGatctaccatttgaattaatgtgtgatgctagtaaCTTTGCTATAGGAGCTgttttaggacagaggcatggtaagcttgtgcatgtcatttactatgccagtcgtgtatTAAATGATAcccaaaagaattacacaactacaGAAAAGGAATTATTAGTTGTTGTGTATGTTGTTGATAAGTTTAGGTCCTATTTACTTGGTTCTAAGGTTAttatttatactgatcatgctgctttgaagtaccttctaaccaaacaggattctaaaccaagattaatcagatgggtgttgctccttcaggagtttgatattgagataaaagataggAAATGgtcagagaatcaagtagctgaccaTCTTTCCATAATTGAGCCTGAAGCAGGAGTACAACCACCCACAGCTGTGACTGAGACGTTTCCGGATGAACAATTGTTCCTCATTCAGCaggctccatggtttgcagacattgcaaattataaggCCATGAATTTTATTCCAAGGGATTACAGTAGGCAACAAGTGAAAAAGCTATtgacagatgcaaagtactacattTGGGAAGAATCATACCATTTTAAAAGGTGTTCAGATGGAATCATCCGGAGATGTGTCCCAGATGAACAAAAACAGCAGATTCTTTGGCACTGTCATGAGTATGGAGGCCACTTTGGTGGTGAAAGGACAGCTACAAAGGTCCTTCAGAGCGGGTTTTACTGGCCGACTCTCTTCAGGGACTCAAGAGCATTTGTAAAGCACTGTGACAGATGTGAAAAAGTCACGAATCTCCCTGCCAACCATGAAATGCCACAGCAGGGGATTCTTGAagttgagttgtttgatgtgtggggtatTGATTTTATGGGACCTTTCCTACCCTCACATTCAAACaactatattctagtggcagttgactatgtgtccaagtgggtggaagctGTGGCTTTGCCCACCAATGATGCCAAAGTGGTAATGAGCTTTCTTCAGAGATATATCTTTAGCTGGTTTGGTGTTCCAAGGACACTCATTAGTAATGGAGGAagtcatttctgcaatagacagctggACTCTCTTCTGCAGAGATATGGAGTCTGTCATAAAGTGGCAGCCCCctatcaccctcagacaagTGGACAGGTTAAAGTTTCCATCAGGGAACTTAAGAGGATTCTAGAGAAGACCGTCAGTGTTTCATGAAAGGACTGGTCTaggaagcttgatgatgctctctggGCATACCGGACATCATACAAGACTCCCATTGGCATGTCCCCTTATCAGTTGGTCTATggcaaagcctgtcacttgccagttgaGCTGGAGCATAAAGTTTACTGGGCAATCAGGTATTTGAATCTTGATTCAGAAGCTGCAGGAATCAAGCGAATGCTTCAGTTGAATGAGCTTGATGAATTCAGATATTCAGCCTATGAGAATGCCAAGCTCTATAAGGAGAGAACCAAGCTACTGCATGACAAAAAAATTGCcatcagagtctttgagccaggacaaaaagtacTTCTatataattcaaggctcaaattcttTCCCGGGAAGCTGATATCCCGGTGGTCAGGACCGTTTGTGGTTACCAGAGCTTCACCATATGGTCATGTAGAAATACAGGAAGAGAATTCTGACAGAAAATTTACAGCGAATGGCCAGAGGTTGAAGCACTATCTTGGAGGTGAGATTGATCGCCAAAGATCCACTCATCTGCTGAACTAACAGAGCTGACCGTTAAGCTAGTGACGTTAtagaagcgcttgtcgggaggcaacccgataatttcgtatccttagctatttttatttttcgtagtagtagttttcttatttatttttttagtgagttcttactaatttcctgatcatgcagctatgtTATTCCAGGAACCGAACACCTCAAGTAAAAAAAAGGAGCACATGACGCGCAAGTGTCACTGACACGAACGCGTCAATCATGTGTGCGAGAATAACAAAAtttgacagagagttgcgcgggaGGGGCACTGGAACCATGCTTGGTGCACAAACATGACCGCGCGTACGCGTACcccacgcgtgtgcgtcattTGTGATTTCACCATTCACGCGggcgcatcagcgacgcgtacgcgtgacctgaaaaatcgacgtaaaagagTGTTTGGGCAGAGAGGCACAAATTTACTCACGCGAACGTGTCCCTGATGCGTACAAATTTACTCACGTGAACGTGTCCCtgatgcgtgcgcgtcgtttgCAAAAATGGTcctccacgcgttcgcgtgcgtAACGCGAACGCGTCGTATGCCAATATTGGTTCCCTAGCCGCGCGAATAGATAGATGTGCGTATGCACGGCTGGCTTCATGCGAATCGCACAAAACCCatggcacgcgtacgcgtgcctgacgcgtacgcgtcattaaAGAAAATTCGCGAtccagcacgcgtacgcgtcgccttcGCCGCACAACTACACTTGTTCGCCGCACAGTTTtcacttttctttctctctctcccactcctaattctctcttgttcttttatctttatatttttctttcctctcactatttgtttttattttcagttcttctttgcttgaggacaagcaaacctttaagttatGTGTTGACGCTACGCTTATGGGTTTTCTGgcacaaaagggaggcg includes:
- the LOC130962893 gene encoding uncharacterized protein LOC130962893, which codes for MSPYQLVYGKACHLPVELEHKVYWAIRYLNLDSEAAGIKRMLQLNELDEFRYSAYENAKLYKERTKLLHDKKIAIRVFEPGQKVLLYNSRLKFFPGKLISRWSGPFVVTRASPYGHVEIQEENSDRKFTANGQRLKHYLGGEIDRQRSTHLLN